The following are from one region of the Arachis duranensis cultivar V14167 chromosome 10, aradu.V14167.gnm2.J7QH, whole genome shotgun sequence genome:
- the LOC107471996 gene encoding uncharacterized protein LOC107471996, whose product MFKNTFQSGFLSILYSLGSKPLQIWDKEVVNGHIKRPQDEDIQSNVLEIVGSNIQSTYITCPADPAATLGIKLPFLVMIVKNLKKYFTFEIQILDDKNVRRRFRASNFQAVTRVKPYICTMPLRMDDGWNQIQLNLADFTKRAYGTNYMETLRVQVHANCRLRRIYFSDRLYSEEELPPEFKLYLPMQKA is encoded by the exons ATGTTTAAGAACACTTTCCAATCTGGATTTCTCTCCATCTTATACAGCCTTGG gagCAAACCTTTGCAGATATGGGACAAAGAAG TTGTGAATGGACATATAAAGCGACCACAGGATGAAGACATACAATCAAATGTGCTGGAAATAGTTGGATCAAATATTCAGTCGACATACATTACATGCCCAGCTGACCCAGCTGCAACACTTGGCATAAAACTTCCATTCCTTGTTATGATTGTGAAGAATCTAAAGAAGTATTTCACTTTTGAGATTCAAATTTTGGACGATAAGAATGTCAGAAGACGATTTCGAGCATCTAATTTCCAA GCTGTCACTAGAGTTAAGCCATACATTTGCACCATGCCGCTTAGAATGGATGATGGGTGGAATCAAATCCAGTTGAACTTAGCGGACTTCACGAAGAGAGCATATGGCACAAATTATATGGAGACCCTGCGGGTTCAAGTGCATGCAAACTGTCGCCTGAGAAGGATATATTTCTCCGATCGCTTGTATTCTGAAGAGGAACTACCACCAGAATTCAAATTGTACCTTCCGATGCAG AAAGCATGA
- the LOC107472047 gene encoding putative pentatricopeptide repeat-containing protein At1g56570, producing MMTGTRKLLSPTHFRPIPTIVHNSLADDTQLNSIAPFCPKDISGLATDLIKSYFDKGSIEEARMLFDEMSHRDVVTWTAMITGYNSCNHHGRAWNVFCEMLRYGTRSNEFTLSAVLKTCKGLSALLCGKLVHGLAIKNGTQGSSIYVDNALMDVYATCCSSMDSARMVFESILNKNAVSWTTLITGYTHRGDAYGGLRAFRQMLLEEGELSPFSFSIAVRACASTGLGNLGKQVHAAVINHGFESNLPVMNSILDMYFKSCSACEAKQLFFEMSQKDTITWNTLIAGFETLDPKQSFCIFSQMVSEGFSPNCFTFTSVVAACGNSAFLYCGQQLHGGIFRRGFNNNLALSNALIDMYGKCGNITDSHKIFSQMPCKNLVSWTSMLIGYGAHGHGKEATKLFNEMVRSGIKPDRIVFMAVLSACSHAGLVDEGLRYFRLLTRFYNVAPDQEIYGCVVDLLGRAGRVKEAYQLIENMPFKPDESIWVALLGACKAHKQRSIGKLAASRVLEMKPNRAGTYVLLSNFFAAEGNWTGAAWLRKLMRGIKNKKEAGMSWIELKNQVYSFVVGGEFVSSNEQIVEVLEVLITHMKDFGYTLDLDCFVHDQENEV from the exons ATGATGACTGGTACTAGGAAGTTACTGTCCCCAACCCATTTCCGGCCCATCCCCACCATTGTCCATAACTCTCTTGCCGATGACACCCAATTGAATTCTATTGCACCGTTTTGCCCCAAAGACATTTCCGGTTTAGCCACTGATCTCATCAAATCATATTTTGATAAGGGGTCCATTGAAGAAGCACGCATgctgtttgatgaaatgtcacATAGAGATGTTGTCACTTGGACTGCTATGATTACTGGCTACAATTCTTGCAACCACCATGGTCGTGCGTGGAACGTGTTCTGTGAGATGTTGAGATACGGGACGCGGTCTAACGAGTTCACCTTGTCTGCAGTTTTGAAGACATGTAAGGGGCTGAGTGCGCTTTTGTGTGGGAAGTTGGTTCATGGGTTGGCTATAAAGAATGGTACTCAAGGGTCATCCATATATGTTGATAATGCACTAATGGATGTGTATGCCACTTGCTGTAGTAGCATGGACAGTGCAAGAATGGTTTTTGAGAGTATCCTTAACAAGAATGCTGTCTCATGGACAACTTTGATAACTGGATATACTCATAGAGGAGATGCTTATGGTGGCCTTCGAGCTTTCCGCCAAATGCTTCTG GAGGAAGGAGAGCTGAGCCCCTTCAGCTTTTCAATTGCTGTTAGAGCTTGTGCATCTACTGGCTTGGGTAATTTGGGCAAGCAGGTACATGCTGCAGTGATTAATCATGGATTTGAGTCCAATCTTCCTGTCATGAATTCTATACTGGACATGTATTTCAAGTCTTGTTCAGCATGCGAGGCAAAGCAATTATTCTTTGAAATGAGTCAGAAAGATACTATCACATGGAATACCTTGATAGCTGGTTTTGAGACATTGGATCCTAAACAATCATTCTGCATCTTTTCTCAAATGGTATCTGAAGGTTTTAGTCCAAATTGCTTCACATTCACCAGTGTGGTAGCTGCATGTGGTAACTCAGCATTTCTGTATTGTGGGCAGCAGCTTCATGGGGGAATTTTTCGTAGAGGCTTCAATAACAACTTGGCATTATCCAATGCCCTTATTGACATGTATGGAAAGTGTGGAAACATAACAGATTCACATAAAATATTTAGCCAAATGCCATGCAAAAATCTGGTCTCCTGGACTTCCATGCTGATTGGATACGGGGCTCATGGGCATGGAAAAGAAGCTACTAAATTATTCAATGAGATGGTCAGATCAGGTATCAAACCTGATAGGATAGTGTTCATGGCAGTTCTGAGTGCTTGTAGCCATGCCGGACTAGTGGATGAGGGCCTGAGATATTTTAGACTATTGACAAGATTTTATAATGTTGCACCCGATCAAGAGATATATGGATGTGTAGTCGATTTGCTTGGGCGTGCTGGTAGAGTAAAGGAAGCCTATCAACTAATAGAGAATATGCCTTTTAAGCCGGATGAATCTATATGGGTTGCCCTTCTTGGGGCTTGTAAAGCTCATAAACAACGAAGTATAGGCAAACTGGCAGCTTCAAGGGTGTTGGAAATGAAGCCAAATAGAGCTGGAACTTATGtgcttttatcaaatttttttgctGCTGAAGGTAACTGGACTGGTGCTGCCTGGTTAAGGAAGCTTATGAGAggtattaaaaataagaaagaggcAGGGATGAGCTGGATTGAATTGAAAAACCAGGTTTACAGTTTTGTTGTTGGAGGTGAATTTGTTTCTTCAAACGAGCAGATTGTTGAAGTTTTGGAAGTATTGATTACGCATATGAAAGATTTTGGATATACACTTGACTTAGATTGCTTTGTACATGACCAAGAAAATGAGGTTTGA